The Synechocystis sp. PCC 7509 genome includes a window with the following:
- the rpsF gene encoding 30S ribosomal protein S6, with the protein MQIVYETMYILRPDLREEQIEQAVNKYQTFIQEQGAEQIEIQNRGKRRLAYEIGKQREGIYIQMNYQGSGTLIAPLERSMRLSEEVIRYLTIKQEVSEKTTPEDDAEDE; encoded by the coding sequence ATGCAGATCGTTTACGAAACAATGTATATTTTGCGCCCCGACTTAAGAGAGGAGCAAATAGAGCAAGCCGTTAATAAGTACCAAACCTTTATCCAAGAACAAGGTGCGGAACAAATCGAAATTCAAAATCGCGGTAAGCGTCGCCTTGCTTATGAGATTGGTAAGCAAAGGGAAGGTATTTACATTCAAATGAACTACCAAGGCTCAGGAACTTTAATTGCACCCTTAGAACGCTCAATGCGTTTGAGTGAAGAAGTTATCCGCTACTTAACTATCAAACAAGAAGTTTCAGAAAAGACAACCCCAGAAGATGACGCTGAAGACGAATAA
- a CDS encoding STAS domain-containing protein has product MSNTQQYQIILVQPQGRLDLQGSKALETQLRIVTNAHNAQTLLIIDLEQVEFMDSSGLVAVAKALKMARTNNCRLVLCNLQPPVKLIFELTQLDSVFEIFDNYAAAKATVEKIIVVA; this is encoded by the coding sequence ATGAGCAATACACAACAATATCAAATAATTCTAGTTCAACCCCAAGGACGCTTGGATTTACAGGGTAGTAAAGCATTAGAAACACAATTAAGAATAGTAACTAATGCCCATAATGCCCAAACTCTGTTAATTATCGACTTAGAGCAAGTTGAGTTTATGGATAGTTCGGGGTTGGTAGCAGTAGCAAAAGCTTTAAAAATGGCTCGTACAAATAATTGTAGACTTGTATTGTGTAACTTACAGCCTCCAGTTAAACTAATTTTTGAATTAACTCAACTAGATTCAGTATTTGAAATCTTTGATAACTATGCTGCTGCTAAAGCAACTGTTGAGAAAATTATTGTAGTTGCATAA
- a CDS encoding DedA family protein produces the protein MSAEFLSLETIQAIAQHYGYWAVFGGILLENLGIPLPGETVTLVGGFLAGSGQLNYWFVLSSAILGAVIGGTCGYWIGRYAGWTFMLKLGKLLRIPETKLEEIKAQFTENAGKAVFFGRFIALLRVFSGLLAGIAQMPFGQFFLYNLVGAIAWASVMVTLAFFVGRVIALEQLIAWVGQFTLVAFGLVISWLFIPPWLEARKTNKELKSGE, from the coding sequence ATGTCGGCTGAATTCCTCTCATTAGAGACAATCCAAGCAATTGCTCAACACTATGGTTATTGGGCAGTTTTTGGGGGAATACTACTAGAAAATCTCGGTATTCCTCTCCCTGGCGAAACCGTAACCCTAGTAGGAGGGTTTTTAGCAGGTAGCGGTCAATTAAACTACTGGTTTGTTTTGAGTAGCGCTATTTTGGGGGCGGTAATTGGTGGTACTTGTGGTTACTGGATAGGGAGGTATGCGGGATGGACTTTTATGCTCAAACTCGGTAAGTTATTGCGTATCCCGGAAACTAAGTTAGAAGAAATTAAAGCTCAGTTTACTGAAAATGCCGGGAAAGCGGTGTTTTTTGGGCGATTTATTGCCTTACTGAGAGTTTTTTCGGGATTACTAGCGGGAATTGCCCAGATGCCTTTTGGACAGTTTTTTTTGTATAACCTTGTGGGTGCGATCGCCTGGGCTTCAGTAATGGTTACTTTAGCGTTTTTTGTCGGGCGAGTTATTGCTTTAGAACAATTAATTGCTTGGGTAGGTCAATTTACTCTAGTAGCTTTTGGGTTAGTAATTTCTTGGCTATTTATTCCGCCTTGGCTAGAAGCTCGTAAAACTAACAAAGAGTTAAAAAGTGGAGAATAG
- a CDS encoding argininosuccinate synthase, with amino-acid sequence MGRAKKVVLAYSGGVDTSVCIPYLKKEWGVEEVITLAADLGQGDELEPVREKALKSGASESLVIDATENFVKDYAFAALQANALYENRYPLSTALARPLIAKLLVDAAKEYGADAVAHGCTGKGNDQVRFDVSIAALNPNLKVLAPAREWGMSREETIAYGEKFGIPSPVKKSSPYSIDRNLLGRSIEAGPLEDPSYEPLEEIYLMTRAIADTPNEPEYVEIGFERGIPTALNGQKVAPVELIKQLNELVGTHGVGRIDMVENRLVGIKSREIYEVPALLVLIQAHRDLESLTLTADVTHYKRGIEETYSQIIYNGLWYSPLKAALDAFVQKTQERVTGSVRIKLFKGNATIVGRSSAQSLYTPDLATYGADDKFDHKAAEGFIYVWGLPTRIWSQQNS; translated from the coding sequence ATGGGTCGTGCTAAAAAAGTTGTATTGGCATATTCGGGCGGAGTAGATACTTCCGTCTGTATTCCTTACCTTAAAAAAGAATGGGGCGTTGAAGAAGTGATTACCCTAGCCGCAGATTTAGGACAGGGAGATGAATTAGAGCCAGTCCGGGAAAAAGCGCTAAAATCCGGTGCAAGCGAGTCTTTAGTTATTGATGCAACAGAAAATTTTGTTAAAGACTACGCCTTTGCGGCTTTACAAGCAAACGCCTTGTACGAAAATCGCTATCCTCTTTCCACCGCTTTAGCTCGTCCTTTAATCGCTAAACTCCTGGTAGATGCAGCCAAAGAATACGGCGCGGATGCGGTAGCTCATGGTTGTACTGGAAAAGGTAACGATCAAGTTCGTTTTGATGTTTCCATCGCCGCTCTCAATCCCAATCTCAAAGTTTTAGCACCAGCGCGGGAATGGGGAATGAGCAGGGAAGAAACGATAGCCTATGGGGAAAAGTTTGGCATTCCTTCCCCGGTAAAAAAATCTTCTCCTTACAGTATCGATCGCAATTTATTAGGGCGTAGTATTGAAGCTGGGCCCCTAGAAGATCCTAGCTACGAGCCATTGGAAGAAATTTACTTAATGACCCGTGCGATCGCTGATACCCCAAATGAGCCAGAATATGTAGAGATTGGCTTCGAGCGTGGTATTCCCACCGCTTTAAACGGACAAAAGGTTGCTCCAGTAGAGCTAATTAAGCAGCTAAACGAGCTTGTTGGTACTCACGGAGTCGGACGCATCGACATGGTGGAAAACCGATTAGTTGGGATTAAATCGCGGGAAATTTACGAAGTTCCAGCGCTACTTGTTTTAATTCAGGCGCATCGAGACTTAGAAAGCTTGACTTTAACTGCTGATGTTACCCATTACAAACGCGGTATTGAGGAAACTTACAGCCAAATTATTTATAACGGACTGTGGTATAGCCCTTTAAAAGCTGCTTTAGATGCTTTTGTCCAAAAAACCCAAGAGCGAGTAACTGGAAGCGTCCGCATCAAGTTATTTAAGGGTAATGCCACAATTGTCGGACGCTCCTCTGCTCAATCGCTATATACCCCCGATTTAGCCACCTATGGAGCCGATGACAAGTTCGATCATAAAGCCGCCGAAGGCTTTATCTATGTTTGGGGACTACCAACGCGAATTTGGTCGCAGCAAAACTCCTAA
- a CDS encoding glycosyltransferase family 2 protein, translated as MFFSVVIPTYDRLPILQKCLKALEKQDIPAESAISGYEIVLVDDGSTDGTLEWLKSATADFPHVKAYLQDHQGPAAARNLGVEKATGDTIIFIDSDLVVTETFLKAHAKALQEAGSDRVFTYGRVINTCNFDSPTSEPYKLTDFSAAYFATGNVAIARHWLDKAGLFDTRFQLYGWEDLELGVRLKKLDLKLIKCPDAVGYHWHPPFALAQIPNLIDKEIQRGRMGVLFYQKHPTWDVRMMIQMTALHRLLWGILSVNGLLNEKTMAPFLQWLINQNKPQLALEIARIFLNWYNVRGVYAAYDQMRQASSS; from the coding sequence GTGTTTTTTAGTGTTGTTATTCCAACTTACGATCGCTTGCCAATTTTACAAAAGTGTCTTAAAGCTTTAGAAAAACAAGATATTCCGGCGGAGAGTGCGATTAGTGGCTATGAAATTGTGCTTGTAGATGATGGCTCAACGGATGGCACTTTAGAATGGTTAAAATCGGCGACGGCGGATTTTCCTCATGTAAAAGCTTACTTGCAAGACCACCAAGGGCCGGCGGCGGCACGTAATCTCGGCGTAGAGAAGGCTACAGGGGATACAATTATTTTTATTGATAGCGATCTAGTTGTCACGGAAACCTTCTTGAAGGCTCACGCAAAGGCGCTACAGGAAGCGGGAAGCGATCGCGTTTTTACTTACGGACGGGTAATCAATACTTGTAACTTTGATTCTCCTACTTCTGAACCTTACAAACTTACAGATTTTTCGGCAGCTTATTTTGCTACCGGAAATGTAGCGATTGCTCGTCACTGGCTAGATAAAGCGGGTTTATTTGATACGCGCTTTCAACTTTACGGCTGGGAAGACTTAGAACTTGGTGTAAGACTAAAAAAATTAGACTTAAAATTAATCAAGTGTCCTGATGCTGTAGGCTATCACTGGCATCCTCCCTTTGCTTTGGCGCAAATTCCTAACTTGATTGATAAAGAAATTCAACGGGGACGGATGGGAGTATTATTTTATCAAAAACACCCTACTTGGGATGTGCGGATGATGATACAAATGACAGCGTTACATCGGCTTTTGTGGGGCATTCTGTCGGTAAATGGGCTGCTAAATGAAAAGACAATGGCTCCCTTTTTACAATGGCTAATTAACCAAAATAAACCCCAATTAGCGCTAGAAATTGCCAGGATTTTTCTTAACTGGTATAACGTTCGGGGTGTTTATGCTGCCTACGATCAAATGCGTCAAGCTTCTAGTTCGTGA
- the rpsB gene encoding 30S ribosomal protein S2 — MPVVSLAQMMESGVHFGHQTRRWNPKMDRYIYTSRNGVHIIDLVQTAQLMDDAYNYMRTAAEQGKKFLFVGTKRQAAGIIAQEATRCGAHYINQRWLGGMLTNWATIKTRAERLKDLERREETGALDLLPKKEASMLRREMTKLQKYLGGIKTMRKIPDIVVIVDQRREYNAVQECQKLGIEIVSMLDTNCDPDVVDVPIPANDDAIRSIKLIVGKLADAIYEGHHGQVPEDGDYDGAEDFEDEESGYTDSLPPDDEDTGT, encoded by the coding sequence ATGCCAGTAGTTTCATTGGCTCAAATGATGGAGTCGGGAGTTCACTTCGGGCATCAAACCCGGCGGTGGAATCCAAAAATGGATCGTTACATTTATACGTCTCGCAATGGCGTACATATCATTGACTTGGTGCAAACAGCCCAGTTGATGGACGACGCATACAACTATATGCGGACAGCCGCAGAGCAAGGGAAAAAGTTTCTATTTGTTGGTACTAAGCGCCAAGCTGCCGGGATTATTGCCCAAGAAGCTACTCGTTGCGGCGCTCACTACATTAACCAGCGTTGGTTGGGTGGAATGTTGACCAACTGGGCAACAATCAAAACCCGCGCCGAACGGTTGAAAGATTTGGAACGCCGGGAAGAAACGGGGGCATTAGATTTGTTGCCCAAGAAAGAAGCTTCTATGCTGCGCCGGGAAATGACTAAGCTGCAAAAATACCTTGGTGGTATTAAAACTATGCGGAAAATTCCCGATATCGTAGTAATTGTAGACCAACGCCGGGAATACAACGCCGTTCAAGAATGCCAAAAACTAGGAATTGAGATTGTATCAATGTTAGATACAAACTGCGATCCTGATGTCGTAGATGTTCCCATTCCCGCTAATGATGATGCTATTCGCTCAATTAAGTTGATAGTAGGTAAGTTAGCCGATGCAATTTACGAAGGTCATCACGGTCAAGTCCCAGAAGATGGAGACTACGACGGCGCAGAAGACTTCGAGGATGAGGAGAGCGGATATACAGATTCGTTGCCTCCTGACGACGAAGACACTGGAACATAG
- the tsf gene encoding translation elongation factor Ts, giving the protein MADISAQAVKQLREKTGAGMMDCKKALKETDGDLTQAMDWLRKKGMASAANKGTRVAAEGLVDSYIHTGGRVGVLVEVNCETDFVARGDAFKKLVQDIAKQVAACPNVEYVSVADIPAEISEKEKEIEMGKDDLGNKPANIKEKIVFGRIEKRLKEMTLMDQPFIRDQSITVEELVKQSIATLGENIKIRRFARFVLGEGIEKQESNFADEVAAQMGKN; this is encoded by the coding sequence ATGGCGGACATATCTGCACAAGCTGTCAAACAACTGCGCGAAAAAACTGGCGCGGGGATGATGGACTGTAAAAAAGCGCTAAAAGAAACTGACGGCGACCTCACCCAAGCAATGGACTGGTTGCGGAAAAAAGGCATGGCTTCGGCGGCGAATAAAGGTACAAGAGTAGCGGCGGAAGGCTTAGTAGACAGCTACATTCACACAGGTGGTAGAGTTGGCGTACTTGTAGAAGTAAACTGCGAGACGGACTTTGTAGCGCGTGGAGATGCGTTTAAAAAGCTGGTACAAGACATCGCCAAGCAAGTAGCAGCTTGCCCTAATGTGGAGTATGTTTCGGTCGCAGACATTCCCGCCGAAATTTCAGAAAAAGAAAAAGAAATTGAGATGGGTAAGGATGATTTGGGTAATAAGCCAGCCAATATTAAAGAAAAAATCGTCTTTGGTCGAATTGAAAAACGCCTGAAAGAGATGACTTTGATGGATCAACCCTTTATCCGCGATCAAAGTATTACCGTAGAGGAATTGGTAAAACAGAGTATTGCGACTTTAGGTGAAAATATCAAAATCCGTCGCTTTGCTCGGTTTGTATTGGGTGAAGGGATTGAAAAGCAAGAAAGCAATTTTGCTGATGAAGTAGCCGCGCAAATGGGTAAAAACTAA